The sequence below is a genomic window from Nicotiana tomentosiformis chromosome 6, ASM39032v3, whole genome shotgun sequence.
GGAAAAGAGGAATCTCATGAATTTGCTTCTTTTGGGTGCTCTTTCTCTACCCACTGCTGGGATGTTGGTACCTTATGCTACTTTCTTTGTACCACCTGGGTTAGTTCTTCCTCCCTTTGTCACAAATTATACCCCTGTTTGTTAAAATGAATTTAACTTCTATATACTCATGGTTTTAAAGTATCTTTACATTATCTGATCACATAAAAAATATTACATGCTAGTAATCGTCCACAATAAATGAAAATAATTATTTGGAAGATAAGGCACAAGTTAAATTAAGAAGAGTTAACCTAAATAGCCGCTCACCCAATTGAAATATGTATAATTCATATATGAAatatgtataatcaatgtataatttatgtatattggctagaaaaagtaaataactATGTGTAAATCCCGACAATTAAGAGATATGAAACAAATCTCATCAATCGAATCATTTTTTTAAAGAGATACCAAATGACTTTCTAGGATATGGTCTTAATATTTGGGGTATAGGAGTGCTATTATTTCCCAATCCTATTTATTTTGCATTTCGATTGGTTCTTGTTAgtacattttttttattttttatgttttaatattttttttaagttcTTGTTAGTATTGTTATTCAATATTAGGTCTAACTCTATGGTGTAGGTAGATAGTGTAAAAATTACTGTATTAAAATGATACTTAAGGTTGTTTCGAGTTATTGCCTTCTTGTTTCTGCGGCTTGGAAATTTTATGTTGCCAGAGGGGATTCTTTTCTTGTGGTTAAGCTTTTGGATTGTTAATTCATCAAACTGATACTCCAATGTGCAGGTTCATGTTTCTTAGCATGTGTATCTGTTTTGTCTCTGCAGATTTTAGCAACTGGTGTAAAAGTTTTAGCCTCAAAGCTGTAACTTAAAgatgtttttccttttttctgtTTGGGAGAAATTAGATGCCTTCTTAATTAAATTGAATGAAATAGTAGTACCAATTAAGTCCATTTTCTAACAATCCGTCTGTAAAAAAGATGAACTACCTTGTCTGTAATTTGTATGTTGTTATTCATGTTGTAGTGACTTGAATTAATAAGGACATATGTATTATATTTAATATTAAAGGAGTCTCAATTGTAGACCATAAGTTACTTTCTATTCAGTATCTTGTAAGTTTAGTTATATATTATACTCTGGAAGATATTCATATACATATACTGTAAACCGTCCTGAAATGATAAGCCTGAATATTTCGTTTTCCATCCTACTGAATGATATCAAACATTTACTAAATCACTAGACTTCATACACATTGTCCATATTGATCTTCTAAGCTGATATGGGGATATCATGGTTTATGTTTCCAAGTTTCATATTGAGTAAAATTATATGCTTATAGACCAATATAATGCCAATGGAAACTTGATATCTTAACAATTCCTTTATACTAACAAAGCTAAAGGAAGAAAAGGCTGTTATATGCAAGAATCACTGGTATGCTATGCTTTGGTATGATCACTAGACGGACTCGATCTATCTAGACTCTGTTGTCATTCAAATATTGTCTGTGTTACTAACCGCGACTCATGTTTTGTCGTTCCATTTTGAATTAATCAACAGGTCAGGGGATAGTAGTGGTGGAACCCCTGCCAAGGATGCATTAGGTAATGATGTCATTGCATCTGAATGGCTCAAAACTCATCCACCTGGTAACCGAACTCTCACGCAAGGACTAAAGGTACTGTTACCTTTTCTTTATACCATCACAATTTATTTGTAAATTCAGTGTTTACTTGATGAGCTTAAGATTACAAGAAATGACATGTTGTCCGTGGTACATTCGGACAATTCTTCCGACATGGTAATTTAAGATTTCGGTGTTCTAATGTTGTTTGCGATGAAATTTTAGGGAGACCCTACTTACCTTGTTGTGGAGAATGATGGAACACTTGCAACCTATGGTATTAATGCTGTGTGTACTCACCTTGGTTGTGTTGTGCCATTTAATGCTGCTGAGAACAAGTTTATTTGCCCCTGCCATGGATCTCAATACAACAACCAAGGAAGAGTTGTTAGAGGACCTGCTCCTTTGGTAAGTCAATAGTACCCACTATTTTCCATGCTCTAAGCTTTTTTTTATATCTTTTCTTATCATTGCGCTTTCAGCCTAAGCCTGATATTGACACATTTAGGGCTTCTTTTGTTCTCTACCATCAAGGTAGGGGTAATACACCTAAGTTGTACGGACTCTCATTTTTTATGCCGAACCCATCTCTACACGACACTGGGACGGGTGCGGGATACGTTTGGGATTAGGTCAACCAATTTCGGATACTTTGAGCGGAGTTCAGTGACAAATTTGGGGGAAATTTAGATTTAGATTTTCTCAAAATTAAAGATAAAACAGATTTTAAGACATGGGAAATGGCATACCTTCAATATTTTAGTCCTTTTGTCTCATATTCGTTGCAtctataaaaaattaaaatatcttTATAgctctatttttataattttgactGAATCCCAGCACGTATCTATACCTGGATCCGCACCCCATAATCTTAACAATCAGATTTTGCCGAATCCGACTCTCGGATCCGTACCCGTATCGGATacccgcacccgagtccgagcaacttaggcgTACACATTATACTCCCTGAGACCCCGCTTTGTAGAATTATACTttgttttgttattgttgttgttgttggaactTCTTTTGTTGGTCCAACTAAAACCATTGTTTTCCGCTTGAACTATGTATACATGTGAAAAAAGAATTCAAATTGTATACATATATTAACATTGCATTCATTCTGAACTTGTCTGACTCAGAGTAACATTGTGTTTTGTGGTTGGCACAGTCCTTGGCATTGGCTCATGCTGATATTGATGATGGGAAGGTGGTGTTTGTCCCATGGGTTGAAACAGACTTCAGAACTGGTGAAGATCCATGGTGGGCTTAGATCTCCTTATCACTATATTATCCTTTTGTATCTTTGTTACATAAAGCTTATCTCCTTTTTATGAAGTAAAAAGAAATATTCATTTTGAGATGTAACTATTGAAGCATAACCTTTGCAGTCCCATAATGACATTTTTTGTTTGGGATACAACTATTTCATTTGTTTATATATAACTTTATGTACATTGCTCCATTTTCATTACGGCCTTCAAAAGATGTTTTTGAATGTGATCTCACAAACGAAAATTTCATTATAACTAAAATGTCTAACTAATATcataaaagaaaatgaagaaaataaaaggaaaatatgCAACTAAGCATGAAAACATAATAAGTAGAAAGGTTTTACAAAACCAAAAGATATTATTGAACATACTAAATCACTTGACGAAATTAAACCAAAATGAGAACCTCACAACAAATTTTATTGAACTGGACAAACAGAAAACCAAACAACAATAAACTCAgtgaaatctcacaagtggggtctgagaGGGTAAAGTgcacgcagaccttatccctaccttatgatgatagagaggttgtttctggaAGACCCTCGGCAAACAGAAAACCAAACATACATCACTGTTTTCCGGATGCTCGATCTGGACAAACTTTATTCTTCTGATGGTTGCTCACCCTCGTCCCTCGTTGCTGCTTGTTAATTTTCAATCTTATGGCAGCAAACACATAAATCTTGTTGCCCATGTTATCCAGATACCTCATATAGGCATATCTCCAAGACCTTTTCAACATTAGAGTAGCCCAAAATACCCAGAAACTTGTGTTGACTCCAATTCCCATGCTAATATAGAATGAAAATTCCTCCAGCCAGTTGTTTTCTCCGTGTTTAACAGCCTGCACTTCCTGCTTATCACAGTGAGTAATATCGTCATCTAAATGAACCGAGCAGACTCGTGAGAGCAGGAATCCGCACAAGCCTGGATTCCCAACATAAGAATCAATATAGAAGGTTTCAAACTGATGTCCAGATGGAATTTTTCCAGCCAAATCATTGCCAGGGAATGTTTCCGTAAAGCTTGGTTCTGCTTAATTTAAGAATCATTTGTCTCTTTAAACTCTCCCCTATCCAAAATTGTATATTTCCAGATAAACTATTTTTGGAAACATCAAGAATTTCTAGTCCAGCTATGTTCTCCAATGATGAAGGCAGATTTTTGGAGAAAATGTTGCCCTGTAATTGCAGATAGATGAGATTAGCAAGATATCCGATTGAATGAGGTATTTCCCCTGATAggctattatttgctaatatcaATGCTTCCAAATTCTTCCCATATCTCCAACAGTATGAAAGTTGTCCTGATAGAAAATTTGAAGATAGATCTAGATAACCAAGAGAATTATTCATCACAAGTGATTCACATACAGGGGCAATAGTACCGATAAAGGAATTCCTGGCCAAAATCAAGGTCATCATTGTTGTTTCCCgtcaatattgttgtatttgtaaatattaattctgcaaaatataagttaacgtaatgaaacaataataataaattcgagcccactgaattcacagtgtttccttaaggaatttaatcccctcctagtacccaaggtaatggattatttcctcccaggatagaacgaataacacactggtgtagcggtacttcaaaccccagtgtttcagcgaacacaaagttcggtagcaaatcacacttacagttgctttgtttgaagttaaaaacaatgcagaacgaaggagtatatactcagaaaatcgtatggaaatgctgagaggaaggaatgcaatgtatagccaatttgttgagcgaattgtgtgttgtatgttgagtgtctttcttcaccatttgctgctcatatatatagcagccaagaaggagtgcaagaccaaacgtccacccttcatggtggagcaagcattacatatttgtggagcaagcacttcatgtttgtggagcaagcacttcatggtgggaagaccattatccgactgccaaattatcaatacacggattggaaaatatccgttacaaatacggataatcttacgttaatatttattCTTATTAATTAAGATTAACTAAtatattttggtagtatttttatttttatttttatatttgttcAATGAGAAAGAATTAAATTTGGGATAATTATGAGTTCATTTTCGAATTTTAGTAGCCTAACAAAACAAAAGCTCATTCTTCCCAACTCATTAGTCCACCCTCCACTTAAATACAAGATTCAATCTTAACCATTTATTCTCGTCCAATCTAATGGCCCATGTCAATTCTTACCCCATATTTAAAATCAATTATAACCAAACTCTAACTTTATCTGTTAGTCTGCTAAAAGAACAAAAATCCAGGAGAGAAAAAACGGCCACCCTCAACCCTCCTTCACGAACCGGACGCCCTTCTCAATTTCCCAATTCCAGCCGCCCCTCATTTTTGAGGTTCTGAACCCCACGCTCACAATAGGACCTAAGAAGCTAAGACATCACCCCAATTTCCAAAAAGAGCCAATTGGAAAcggcaaagaaaaaaaaagaaaaaaacgaaAAAAGAACTCACGTCTGGTTTTTGGGAATTTCCACTGTGATAGCTTTTGTTAAGTGTTTGGGAATTTTAGTAGGGGTTTGTGATAAGGAAGATTGGAGTTATGTGGAAGTGGGTTTTGAGTCACTTGTAAAGTTTTTCAATTGATAAGCGTCCGAAGATCGAATTTTGAGGTCGCATTTGGGTTTTGAGTTTTTTGGTGCCGATTCGAGGCTGCCGTCGAAATTTTTCGGTGTAAGGTGCCTGCCGCTGTCTATTTTTGGGTTAAGTTTGAAGATCGGAGTTCAACTCTGCCGTAATCACATGGGGTCGGTTTAGTATTAATCAAATTTGAAAGAGTATTTTGGCTCTACATAAGGTCCATTCTTTCCCTTGCTCTTCACTTAATCTAGATTTACCTTACTTGAATGTTCTGTGTTTGCTTGCGATTCTTACTTTAATTGGTCTCTTTGGATGATTAATTGACGCTGTCTGTTTTGTTTAATTGAGGTGAATTAGTGTAGCTATTTTCCTTAACTTTCGTTAAATTGGCTTGTTGAATCTGATTCCAAATTCTAGCATGCTAAACTGAAATGGGATTAGTAGTCCTTAGGAGTTCTACTTGGACATTATTGATTTTGGAATTATAAGTCGTGCTGTAGGGTCGTTGGGCTAGATTGAAATGAATATTGAAACTGTAACCTTTATTGCATTATTCATTTGTTTTGACCGTTAGGAGCATGCTTAGGCCGTTAATATTCATAAACGTCGTAGTTGCTTTAGGTGTgatcaataataaataattatcgtgactatgggtacgattTTCGTGGCATGGTCTCGATACGTAAATtccaattcgggtgtgcatttcatgtgacccgaccataacttcgattaataataaaattaacatgttataactcgcgggtgcatttcacgtggcgcgatttgcaatgtgtacaaaaaaAACAAATGTGctacatcgcgacttgttcaaactaatttcataaatactaaaagtggtTTAAAAGGTAAACATGCACCATAGGtctcaaatatgtattaaatcgGATAATTAGGCTAAGTATTAatagttaagcgaccgtgctaaaaccacggaactcgggagtgcctcacaccttcttccgggttaacaaaattcaTTACCCGGTCTTTTGTGTTCGCAGATCATAAAGAtagtcaaattttctcgatttgggattttaaataaACCGGTgatttgggacaccataaattattccaagtggcgactctgattaactAAATAATCTCacttcgattaatgtcacttaaattgcaAAAACTCCATATCCCCTCGGGAAGAAGGAGGTGTGACGCCCCATATAGAAGATAAAAAATTAATACAAACTAGATTCCTTCTTCTACATACCTCCAGAATTCACAAACCCATATACACGTTCATCACCATTTCAACCCCACATGCACCAGTAATAACCCAAAAATTATGGACATTGTTTTTGTCtcagagaaagagagaaaaaagaaagaaaaagaaaacgaaAAATAAATGAAGGATATGTAGAGTGGAATcttgtttgacccaaaatttagattTAGGTTTAAGCAATTAgattttctaacaaaatatagTTAATCTTAATTAATATCCAAAAGATATATTAACCGATTTTGCAGCGAGATATCGTGGATATTATTTGAGTAGCAATAAATGACGACAATAATGCTATATTCAGTGATCGAAAAATAAATGAGGTagtattaaataataataaatagtaATGAATGACATTTATGTAAATAAAAGCGTGTGAGTCACCCGAAAAAGATGAAATTCTTTTatgttctttctgacaatgataaATGATTGATAAGCGTTTGAATATTCGGATTCTCCTTGGATCGTGAGAGAAAAGTTAGATAAAAGATTTGAAGAAAATGTGTATTTTGTATGTGTATGATAAAGCAAGAATCTTTAGAGAATGTCAATGCATTGTTTTTTCTTACAATGAGTGTCCAAATGCCCTTCTGTAACCACATATCTTTCTATTATATGAGCATATGGGCCacaaaaccctaatagtacatatTGGAGGAATATTCACTAGATTTTCTCTTTAAAGTCCTATTTCTAAAACTAACTGTCACTACTCTGCTAAAGGAAGTACTCGTCCTCGACCTCCGTTGAACCATCGACCTCACCTTCATCCTTCGGTGAAACCAAATTTATGACAAGTGGCGGCCTTCGAAGGCTTTCTTAATATTGATTAGGCTCATATATAATTAAGATAATTTTTAGCCCATAAAGTTAGTCCCCATGTCTTCGTGGGCGAGTTCAATGAGAGGATAACAGTGGTCGTGGTCGTTGTAACAAACAGGAGACGTGGCTTGTTGTGGACCGTATATCACTACAAGAAATTGATTTTTTTGCTGCACCATATCGCGGCGACCCTATATATGTTGCTACAACTGTTATACCTTTAGCATCGAGTTTAAAGGTTGCAACTCAAAGTGATTATCTAGCAGCGACTTTTCTGAGGTCGCCTCTAATGTGGCTGAAATTTTCAGTCCCGCTCAAACTCAAATTTTGGCTCCATATTATTTGTGGCGACTTTTTAAGTTGTCGCCGCTAAATTCCTATTGGAGCGACTGGGTCGCTACTAGACCCCttatattttaattgaaaataacaaaacaaaataaataaaactcTTCCTAATTAAAGGACACAAAACAGACGCTCAAAtacttctctctctaaaatctcTCATCCCTCTCTCTAAAATCCCTTCTCTACTAAAATTTCACCCAGCTCTAAATCTCTCAAATCAAGATGTGAATCTTATTTATCAGGTTTGTggtcaaatccctaattttcccCTTTTTCTTTTAGAAAAAAAACTGATGTGCATAATCGAGTTTTGTGGAGGAAGAATCGCACATCCGATTTCTCTCCACAACGACCTAATGTTTTCCCTAGTCTCAGCGACTTTTCTAAGTTTTGTGCATATGTTTAACTGAAAGcccatattaatttatatataaatttatgtttGGGGTTTTTTATAAGGATTCTGTATTCTGTAAGGTAAAATCTTCAACATGCAGTTAGGGATTATTATTATTTCCATGATTTTACATTTGTATTCTCAGATTTCATCTTGAATTTTTCTGAACCATTTGATAATTTACAggaatacaaaaagaaaaatcatACAGAAAGACTCATTTGAAGCCTATTtggtgttgttattgttgattttcAGTCTTGACAGAACTCTCACATGTCTCTTTTTTGGGTAAGTTAAAAGCTTCTTCTTGAGAGACCTATTGCATGTTGGTATTCCatgcttatttttttcttttacgaCTATATGCCTAAATTAATAGatacatatttttaaattttagaaGGCATATATATGTTACTGTAAGGTAATAAGAAAACATAATACTTCTTTGGTAAATGCATGTATTTGGACACTTAAACAATAATTTGAATGTAATATGCTTTCTTGATCATCTAGAAAAGGAGTTTAGATGGACTATCAACTCCTAACCATACCCTAAAAGCTAAaagtcttttatttttatttagctgGGCAAATATTTCCCCTGTAGAATCCCCCGAAACCTTTTTGAAATTTGTTAGCTCTTTGTATCTAAGATAACATATATGTAGTAAGCTAACATGTGGTCTTTTTTGCCTTTTGAAGCTTCTATGCCTCTGCTGCTTCTTGTAAtatttgcatcttcttgatgaaATCAATGAAGTCAattatttcattaaaaaaaaGGAGTTTAGAGTAGGAAAAATAGGAGATGACTTGATAGAACGTTTTGGGCAAGGATCCTATTTATCTATTATCTCAGTTTTTTAGATTTTTTCCTCAGATAAACATTCATGTCCATTAGTACTGTTGCAACTTTTCAATTAACTATCCTATAGAAGATTTAGCGCCAAATGATAATTGCTAATTTTAGAGCTCTTTCTTAATGTTATATAAAGAGGCTTACCCTGTTTTCCATTGGCATTACATGAAGCTTTGAGGAGAATGGAACTAGGGCAAGAGGCTCTTATGTTAGATTAAAGATTTGGGTTctcttaaaaattaaaattacaacCGGAAGTGTCTTTCTCTTATTGTTTCTGCTAAGAATAAGAGGCTTACCTTGTCTTTCCCTTATTGTGTTCAAACGAGAGCATTTTATATTTGTAATTTATTTGTCAAACCAGTTAAGTATCTtttcttattatttctgctaCATTGTTGCCGCTTTAGGTATGTGAAAATGACTTGTGGTTGATAGTGTACTAATTTATGTTCGCGTAGTAAATCAGTTTTTGGTATTGTGTTATATTCATTTTCCAAGTTTTTTTTGCTACTTTTATTACTCTAATTTACGTTTTACTTCAGAGAAACTTTTTTTCTTAGTGACTCTCTAAACTACTCTTCTTGCTTTTAATTTAACAATAACTATCGATGTAGTACAAGAACAAGATTACCATAATCTTTGTTGATATAACAAATTAGGACCAGGAAGGAATAACCCCCCATTTTTTCCTATTACACTTTATAGTTTAATGTGGTTAATCTATATGACTAAGTTGCTGCAGTTCTTCCTCGAATTACTGTTTTTTCAAAACAATATACACAATGAGGAAGATTTCATTAATAATAATCATATAGATATATCCGAGAGTGAAGATAGCGAAGAAGAGTtatttgatgatgatgatgggaagGACACCGATACATCCTCTTGAAGACTAAGAAGCAAAAGACTGATGATATAGATGTCTACAttatgttttgaattttttttgtattttgtccTTATTAAACTAACAGTGAAGTAGTTCTTGATGCTTGAAGTTTTATCTATGTCTTATTTTGAAAAGTTCTTTGTATGTTTGTAATTATTAGACTTACAATGATATTAGTTCGTGATGCTTGTAGCTTTATGTTTGCATTTTATTTTAGAAAGTTCCATGTATTTTTGTCCTTATTAGACTGAATGTAATTTATTCATGATGTTTAAAGCTTTAATTTCATAATAGAATCAGAAGTGAGGTAAAATCAATGCTTTATTCTAACGTTTTTATCAATTAACTGATTTTAGTTCTGTACTATATGAAttaatattttctctattttaatCAGCCCTTTCCTTTTTATGTGATGTTTCAGGAAATGAAAGGAACTGGACAAGGTAACAGTGGGAGAGGCGGCACAATCTGTGGTCGTGAAAAATTCCAAGAACTTGGTAACTCTAGAGCGACGTCTCAGCCACGAATACAATCAATAGGGATTACTAAGGCATCTCTAGAGATGGAACAATCATGTAACTAGAGTCAAGGACCTCTACATATAGGACAGATCTCTGGTAGCCCTCCCCAAAGGCCTTCTTTAGAAACACAATCATGGAATAGTTGTTTATTAATTTGTTGACTTCTTTATTAATAGGGAAAAGAAAATAACTAATCATGTTTGTGATACAAGGTCTTTTGCAGAAGTAGAGGAATCTACGATGATAATATATTATTCCCCTATTATCACATAtgcatattattatttatatatttgcttatatatattttctttgaACTATCTTGTAGAGAAATTCTATTTCTGGAGAAATAGACACACCAGATAAAGTCTGGGAGATCCAACATATCCGTAAGGATCTAGTTAGAAGTGAAAAAAAAGATACAAGAACTAGTTGCTACTTTCATGACCAGAATGCAACAGGTACTTGCTTTGCCCCTTCTTAACAATTCTTCTTACTTCTCGacatttcttctttctttcttcttgaaAATTCTTCTGAGACTGGCTTCCTATCTTCTTTgcaacttcttctttctctaaCTTTTGTCTTCTTGATGAGTCTATACCTTGATTTGAAGATTGACCAGGGTGAGTCTATATCATTAGTGTTTGGATCATCCACAAGTTTATCTTCTgataatgtcacgatccaaaaacctaacctgtcatgatgacacctatcgtggaactaggcaagccgactcattccaaaacaaaccgatattttcatttcaagaataatttcaaggctatttagcgtaaaaaccttcgtaaagaagttcaaatcaaaataaaaatgcggaaaagaaaagcccgacatcggggtatcactagtcatCAACATCTAttacaatctatctaacaatatcaagactaactcagcctgaaaaatagctaaatacaactaaagaaagataagatagagaagagcagggctgcgatcgccaggcaactaccttgctatccccgggaaaatctgcaaccggaatagtcaacagccgctaccgtgtccaaatacgcctgaatctgcacacaaggtgcagagagtaacatgagtacgccaactagtaagtaacaacaataaataaagactgtgcagtagtgacgagcaataaagcatataaagttcatatcatgaaatctcagtaaaatataACATGTATTATTCCCCTATTATCACATAtgcatattattatttatatatttgcttatatatattttctttgaACTATCTTGTAGAGAAATTCTATTTCTGGAGAAATAGACACACCAGATAAAGTCTGGGAGATCCAACATATCCGTAAGGATCTAGTTAGAAGTGAAAAAAAAGATACAAGAACTAGTTGCTACTTTCATGACCAGAATGCAACAGGTACTTGCTTTGCCCCTTCTTAACAATTCTTCTTACTTCTCGacatttcttctttctttcttcttgaaAATTCTTCTGAGACTGGCTTCCTATCTTCTTTgcaacttcttctttctctaaCTTTTGTCTTCTTGATGAGTCTATACCTTGATTTGAAGATTGACCAGGGTGAGTCTATATCATTAGTGTTTGGATCATCCACAAGTTTATCTTCTgataatgtcacgatccaaaaacctaacctgtcatgatgacacctatcgtggaactaggcaagccgactcattccaaaacaaaccgatattttcatttcaagactaatttcaaggctatttagcgtaaaaaccttcgtaaagaagttcaaatcaaaataaaaatgcggaaaagaaaagcccgacatcggggtatcactagtcatCAACATCTAttacaatctatctaacaatatcaagactaactcagcctgaaaaatagctaaatacaattaaagaaagATAAGAtagagaagagcagggctgcgatcgccaggcaactaccttgctatccccgggaaaatctgcaaccggaatagtcaacagccgctaccgtaTCCAAATacgcctgaatctgcacacaaggtgtagggagtaacgtgagtacgccaactctgtaagtaacaacaataaataaagactgagcagtagtgacgagcaataaagcatataaagttcatatcatgaaatcttagtaaaatacaacatgcaaAATTAGTGTTataatcaaatcatctcgtttaaacccagttccagtaaaatcatttaaagatattttccaacaattttcaaacagaggctcaatgcaaaggtgagcaaaaatgatgaaatcataaacagcttCTCGGGcataacatcactcatatacagcccctcgggcaaacctcacagtcactcatacctctcgggcatacctcatagtcactcatgccactcaggcatacctcacaatcactcgttccactcgggcatacctcacaatcactcatgcctcccaaccaacccggctcggtgtagaatacatatcctaattgggcctaccaatgggtcccaaatcaactatggtcagccaccaatagataaataacctccgaaagtccacaatgactgaatcataacacatcgTATCatatggctagctccggccacaacttcacagtccacaaccatgaaacaatctactcttgagaactcccaatctccatttccatagaacacatgaatcaccatatttgattccaccccACTgcctgaatgcctaacacctctctcatatacaatcatcccacgagaaatactttaaaaaatttcccacgagaaatactttaaaaattctcCCGTGCCACCTggtaaaaatttgaatatcaacagtcgatcaaccgggagagtgccgcaataccagcgaagtacccataaatcaaaacacactgccccttctgaaatgtacactctcatcaagccataccaaatagtaatatcatttacctagtcatctgaatccGTCCATGCtgtctaagaatttatgtccttcccttc
It includes:
- the LOC104089639 gene encoding cytochrome b6-f complex iron-sulfur subunit 1, chloroplastic; the encoded protein is MASSTLSPVTQLCSSKSGLSSVSQCLLVKPMKINSHGLGKDKRMKVKCMATSIPADDRVPDMEKRNLMNLLLLGALSLPTAGMLVPYATFFVPPGSGDSSGGTPAKDALGNDVIASEWLKTHPPGNRTLTQGLKGDPTYLVVENDGTLATYGINAVCTHLGCVVPFNAAENKFICPCHGSQYNNQGRVVRGPAPLSLALAHADIDDGKVVFVPWVETDFRTGEDPWWA